One genomic window of Gossypium hirsutum isolate 1008001.06 chromosome D11, Gossypium_hirsutum_v2.1, whole genome shotgun sequence includes the following:
- the LOC107912056 gene encoding receptor kinase-like protein Xa21 isoform X2, whose product MEIYSFPRLVSAHFLMLFIAHVYSLNSDESSALLALKAYISPEPQNVLANNWTTATSVCNWIGVICGGQPQRVVALSLSSMGLDGTLPPVGTTPSALGSITSLKKIDLSYNKLSGSIASTIFNLSSLQIIDLSHNMLAGNLPADMANRLPELKELYLSRNQLYGQIPSSLFNCRQLKVLSLSSNSFTGNISINLGNLTMLKDLDLSTNNFEGRIPSSIGNCSSLKTINFSKNNLEGAMPSEIGLFLPNLLELQLRGNKLQGTIPSSIANASKLTLLDLADNSFTGPIPMTIGSMKNLQKLDLGHNQLSSESYTPESSFINSLTDNRNLRKIVLSDNPLDTMLPMSIGNLSTSLEYLELTNCKLKGSIPAEIGSLSSLISLKLGNNALTGVIPDTIGHLENLQSLQLQGNRLQGFIPYDLCLLGRMFELFLGGNELSGSIPECLSNLTALRNLSISSNRLTSTIPSSLWSLVDILAINLSSNSLQGSLPSGIGDLKALVEIDLSNNQLSGHIPVSIEKLKNLVYLSFAVNRLHGPIPEFLGLAVALEFLDLSRNNLSGVIPKSLEKLHYLIYFNVSFNQLEGEIPGAGSFANFRAQSYLMNNALCGAARLQVRHCRTKSTGKRLPKTILLLTMILLPVTASICFLSPVYRVIKHCLEKEEDPLLTTNRTILYQEIVLATDGFSESNLLGTGSFGFVYKGTMKEEKNVAIKVFDLTLERGMRSFQVESELLTKVGHPNLVKLMNSCSDNNFRALVLEYMPNGTLDKWLYTHNYFLNLLQRLDIMIEVASAMSYLHSEHIIHCDLKPSNILLDEDMVARVSDFSIAKLLDGRDAAVQTGTMATIGYMAPEYGSRGIVSEKTDVYSFGILLMETFTGKKPTDNTFNGEMNLRSWIFESLPNAVDRITDVTLLKNDQEDIAAKTRCIKSIMNVAWFCTVESFSERKTMIEVQCKLCRIKSRFLRDAKLIEECEVTQMALPPRILFRELMLATDGFSERNLLDSGKSSLVYKGTLEDKCVVAIKIFDLQKRGLEGFEAHCQALSCIRHRNVVKLLKCCVDIDFKALVVEYMPYGSLQNYLHPGMNIFNFHQRLEIMINVASALSYLHSMRVIHCNLNPTNVLLDEDMWGVAGCSHKWLQLFQSLRQRKCCNNNHYNGRNSWLYSTRV is encoded by the exons ATGGAAATCTATTCCTTTCCAAGGCTGGTATCAGCCCACTTCTTGATGTTGTTTATAGCAcatgtttattcattaaattctgATGAGTCATCTGCTCTTCTTGCCTTGAAAGCCTATATCAGTCCTGAACCGCAAAATGTCTTGGCAAACAACTGGACAACAGCTACTTCAGTTTGTAATTGGATTGGTGTCATTTGTGGTGGCCAACCCCAGAGGGTCGTAGCCTTGAGCCTTTCGTCCATGGGTCTAGATGGCACCCTCCCTCCAGTTG GTACAACTCCATCAGCTTTAGGCAGCATAACTTCATTGAAGAAGATCGATTTGAGCTACAATAAGCTCTCAGGTTCCATTGCTTCTACCATTTTTAATTTGTCTTCACTGCAAATAATTGATCTTAGCCACAATATGCTAGCTGGTAATCTTCCAGCAGACATGGCGAACCGTCTTCCAGAATTAAAGGAGCTTTATCTCTCTCGGAATCAACTTTATGGACAGATCCCAAGCAGTCTGTTCAACTGCCGACAGCTAAAAGTACTATCTTTGTCTTCTAACAGTTTCACAGGAAATATATCTATAAATCTTGGGAACTTGACCATGCTCAAGGACTTGGATCTTAGCACTAACAACTTTGAAG GCCGCATTCCAAGCAGTATTGGTAACTGTTCATCACTCAAGACAATAAACTTCAGCAAAAACAACTTGGAAG GTGCAATGCCATCAGAGATTGGCCTCTTCCTTCCAAATCTTCTTGAGCTTCAACTTCGGGGAAATAAACTTCAGGGAACCATTCCTAGCTCCATCGCTAATGCATCTAAGCTCACTTTGTTGGACTTGGCTGATAACTCATTTACTGGCCCTATTCCTATGACAATTGGCAGTatgaaaaatctccaaaaactTGATTTAGGACACAACCAGTTAAGCAGTGAATCCTACACTCCAGAATCAAGCTTTATAAATTCATTAACAGATAACAGGAATTTGAGAAAGATAGTGTTATCAGACAATCCTCTGGATACCATGCTCCCTATGTCTATTGGAAATCTCTCCACTTCTCTTGAATATCTTGAGTTAACTAATTGCAAACTTAAGGGCAGCATTCCCGCTGAAATTGGCAGCTTAAGCAGCTTGATTTCCTTAAAGCTAGGAAACAATGCATTGACAGGTGTTATTCCAGATACAATTGGACATCTGGAAAACCTGCAAAGTTTGCAACTTCAAGGTAATAGATTACAAGGATTCATTCCTTATGATCTTTGTCTGTTGGGAAGGATGTTTGAATTGTTTTTAGGTGGCAATGAGCTCTCTGGATCCATACCAGAATGCCTAAGTAATCTCACCGCTCTGAGGAACCTCAGCATAAGCTCTAATAGATTGACTTCCACGATACCGTCCAGCTTGTGGAGCCTTGTGGATATACTGGCCATAAACCTGTCATCAAATTCTTTACAGGGGTCTCTCCCATCAGGAATTGGAGATCTGAAAGCTTTGGTGGAAATTGATTTGTCAAATAATCAGTTATCAGGCCACATCCCAGTCAGTATTGAGAAACTGAAAAATCTAGTTTACCTCTCTTTTGCAGTAAATAGATTGCATGGTCCCATTCCAGAATTCCTTGGTTTGGCTGTGGCCTTGGAATTCTTGGATCTCTCTCGTAACAACTTGTCCGGCGTAATTCCAAAATCCTTGGAAAAACTCCATTACCTTATATATTTTAATGTGTCTTTTAATCAACTCGAAGGGGAGATACCCGGTGCGGGATCCTTTGCTAACTTCAGAGCCCAATCATATTTGATGAACAATGCACTTTGCGGTGCAGCAAGATTGCAAGTTCGGCATTGCAGGACTAAATCGACTGGTAAAAGATTGCCGAAGACTATTTTGCTTCTTACAATGATTCTGCTGCCGGTTACTGCATCAATTTGTTTCCTATCACCAGTATACAGGGTCATAAAACACTGCCTGGAAAAGGAAGAAGATCCCCTCTTAACAACAAACAGAACAATTTTGTACCAAGAAATTGTGCTAGCGACAGATGGATTTAGTGAAAGCAACCTTCTTGGCACTGGAAGTTTTGGTTTTGTTTACAAGGGAACAATGAAAGAGGAGAAGAACGTTGCCATAAAGGTTTTCGATTTGACTCTAGAGAGAGGAATGAGGAGTTTTCAGGTTGAATCTGAATTACTGACTAAAGTTGGTCATCCTAATCTTGTCAAACTAATGAACAGCTGCAGTGATAATAATTTCAGAGCCTTGGTGCTGGAATACATGCCCAATGGAACCCTGGATAAGTGGCTTTACACTCACAATTATTTTTTGAATCTCTTGCAAAGACTTGATATAATGATAGAAGTTGCATCAGCTATGAGCTACCTTCATTCAGAACATATCATTCACTGTGATTTGAAACCTAGCAATATCCTGCTGGATGAAGACATGGTTGCTCGTGTAAGTGATTTCAGCATTGCCAAACTCCTAGATGGCAGAGATGCTGCAGTGCAAACAGGGACCATGGCCACTATTGGGTACATGGCACCAG AGTATGGATCGAGAGGAATTGTATCTGAAAAAACAGATGTCTACAGCTTCGGTATTCTACTGATGGAAACATTCACCGGAAAGAAGCCTACAGATAATACATTTAATGGAGAAATGAATTTGAGGAGCTGGATATTTGAGTCATTACCTAATGCAGTGGACAGAATCACTGATGTCACTTTGCTGAAAAATGATCAGGAAGACATAGCAGCTAAAACAAGATGCATAAAATCAATCATGAATGTTGCTTGGTTTTGTACTGTAGAGTCGTTTTCTGAGAGGAAGACTATGATAGAAGTTCAGTGCAAGCTCTGTAGGATAAAATCCCGCTTTTTAAGAGATGCCAAATTGATAGAAGAATGTGAAGTAACCCAAATGGCATTGCCTCCTAGGATTTTGTTTCGAGAGCTTATGTTAGCAACAGATGGATTTAGTGAAAGAAACCTGCTTGACTCGGGGAAATCTAGCTTGGTGTACAAAGGAACTCTGGAAGACAAGTGCGTTGTTGCAATAAAGATTTTTGATCTACAGAAAAGAGGGTTAGAAGGTTTTGAAGCTCACTGTCAAGCATTGTCATGTATTCGTCATCGGAATGTTGTTAAACTCCTGAAATGTTGCGTTGACATTGATTTCAAAGCCTTGGTGGTAGAATACATGCCGTACGGGTCTCTC